One window of Catonella massiliensis genomic DNA carries:
- a CDS encoding DUF819 family protein — protein sequence MENRQISNKISKISLKDIAFAVAIAFTIVTVSTKLAGVISGAFSGEDFVSKFIGGFFGNKYLLMTTFTMLIASAFPKQMSSVKGAQEIGTFLIYIFFAVIGAPASIPMIVKESPLLLVFALIIVAVNMIVSLIFGKIFNFSIEEIIIASNANIGGPTTAAAMAVSKGWGALIVPGLLVGTLGYVLGNYLGILVGFALH from the coding sequence TTGGAGAACCGACAAATCAGCAATAAAATATCAAAAATTTCCCTTAAGGACATAGCTTTTGCAGTTGCTATAGCATTTACAATAGTTACAGTATCCACAAAGCTCGCAGGAGTTATAAGTGGTGCATTTAGTGGAGAGGATTTTGTAAGTAAATTCATAGGCGGTTTCTTTGGTAATAAATATCTTCTTATGACTACATTTACAATGCTTATCGCCTCAGCTTTCCCTAAGCAGATGTCATCCGTAAAGGGTGCACAGGAGATAGGAACCTTCCTCATCTACATATTCTTTGCGGTTATCGGAGCACCTGCTTCCATACCAATGATAGTAAAGGAGTCTCCACTTCTTCTCGTATTTGCACTCATTATAGTTGCAGTAAATATGATTGTCTCACTCATCTTTGGTAAGATATTCAATTTCTCCATTGAAGAGATAATAATAGCCTCCAATGCCAACATCGGCGGACCTACCACAGCGGCAGCCATGGCTGTATCAAAGGGCTGGGGAGCTCTCATAGTTCCGGGACTCCTTGTTGGTACCTTAGGCTATGTGCTTGGTAACTATTTAGGAATACTGGTTGGTTTTGCGCTTCACTGA
- a CDS encoding class A sortase, whose protein sequence is MKILRKLIVLILMVSGLALIFLPMYSKIRIKEDAKNIVEVVEEATPEVLKQNNEKEQPKEIFDFSQVEEISPTGTLLDNQPLDKSLLIGQIVIPSLDMNLGIFKGTTNYNLLRGVGTMKPDDKMGEGNYTLAGHNNGDKSLLFGSLLDIKKGAIIRITDKTTIYEYKVIETKIVPNTSLELIENAEADTVGKPIISLMTCDKGTWTSNRFFVIGKYVKKYKYDREKMESKE, encoded by the coding sequence ATGAAAATTTTAAGAAAATTAATTGTACTCATACTCATGGTGTCAGGACTTGCCCTAATCTTCCTTCCTATGTACAGTAAAATAAGGATTAAGGAAGATGCCAAAAACATAGTCGAGGTAGTGGAAGAGGCCACTCCTGAGGTGCTTAAACAAAATAACGAGAAGGAGCAGCCTAAGGAAATATTTGACTTTTCACAGGTAGAGGAAATCTCTCCTACCGGAACCTTGCTTGACAACCAGCCGCTTGATAAATCCCTGCTTATCGGACAGATTGTAATCCCTTCACTAGATATGAACCTCGGTATATTTAAGGGGACTACCAACTACAACCTGCTAAGAGGTGTAGGCACGATGAAGCCTGATGACAAGATGGGGGAGGGAAACTACACCCTTGCGGGGCATAATAACGGCGATAAGAGCCTGCTTTTTGGCTCGCTTCTTGATATAAAAAAAGGAGCCATCATCCGCATTACGGACAAGACCACCATCTACGAGTACAAGGTAATTGAAACTAAGATAGTTCCTAACACCTCCTTAGAGCTGATTGAAAATGCCGAGGCTGATACAGTCGGAAAGCCGATTATCTCTCTTATGACCTGTGACAAGGGAACCTGGACCAGCAACCGCTTCTTTGTAATTGGAAAATACGTAAAGAAGTACAAATACGACAGGGAAAAGATGGAATCAAAAGAATAA
- a CDS encoding IS1380 family transposase, with the protein MDILNTITLKSNRQIKINFNGGDLSSDAGLLLIKEFVAKIGFTKLIKKKFKTNDTSVRFHKDDENLMQMIYQIISAYFEDDCADELTIDPVFNAILEKNSLASQPTLSRFFNRMDEDTLLQFDDIDKSFRDIIYSIKCPEHMLLDLDSTLFGTYGNQEGEGFNFHYQAHGYHPLLCYDGLTGDLLKAELRDGTLHCSNDADKFMEPLFQEYLERGIKTYLRGDSGFSSPKLYKTCEMNGCSYAIRLKQNSSLMALASNKDEDLYKATKEDQISYAVTYGEFMYQAGSWDYPRRVVFKIEKPYGQLTHMYTFIVTNMDMEPYQVIQFYCGRGKMENFIKEGKGGFDFAAVSSHSKVVNANRMRLHMLAYNLFNWFRRLVLPANMRKQQVDTIRLKLIKIAARAVRSARYITFKLCSSCPYKEEFYRTLKNIRQLTVQLE; encoded by the coding sequence ATGGATATTTTAAACACCATCACACTGAAAAGCAATAGACAGATTAAAATAAATTTTAACGGAGGCGATTTATCCTCCGATGCAGGACTTCTCCTGATAAAAGAATTCGTTGCCAAGATTGGCTTCACCAAGCTGATCAAAAAGAAATTTAAAACCAATGATACATCAGTCCGTTTCCACAAAGACGATGAAAACCTGATGCAGATGATTTATCAGATCATCTCTGCATATTTCGAAGATGACTGTGCGGATGAATTGACCATCGATCCTGTTTTCAATGCCATTCTTGAAAAGAACAGTCTGGCTTCACAGCCAACACTATCAAGATTTTTTAACCGTATGGATGAAGATACACTCCTGCAGTTTGATGACATTGATAAAAGCTTTAGGGATATCATCTATTCCATAAAGTGTCCGGAGCATATGCTTCTGGATCTGGACAGTACTTTATTTGGCACCTACGGCAATCAGGAAGGGGAAGGCTTCAACTTCCATTATCAGGCACACGGATACCATCCTTTGCTCTGCTATGATGGTCTGACCGGGGATCTGCTGAAGGCTGAACTCCGTGATGGAACACTCCACTGCAGCAATGATGCAGATAAATTTATGGAACCCCTTTTTCAGGAATATCTGGAAAGAGGCATCAAAACATACCTTCGTGGTGACAGTGGATTCTCATCTCCCAAACTTTATAAAACCTGTGAGATGAATGGCTGTTCCTATGCCATCCGCTTAAAACAGAATTCTTCACTCATGGCTCTTGCTTCGAATAAAGATGAAGATTTATACAAAGCAACCAAAGAGGACCAGATTAGCTATGCTGTAACTTATGGTGAATTTATGTATCAGGCCGGCTCCTGGGATTATCCAAGGCGCGTGGTTTTCAAGATTGAAAAACCATACGGTCAGCTGACGCATATGTACACCTTTATTGTTACAAACATGGATATGGAACCTTATCAGGTCATCCAGTTTTACTGTGGGCGTGGCAAGATGGAGAATTTCATAAAAGAGGGCAAAGGTGGATTTGACTTTGCTGCTGTCAGCAGTCATTCCAAAGTAGTAAATGCCAACCGCATGAGACTTCATATGCTTGCCTACAACTTATTCAATTGGTTTAGGCGACTGGTACTCCCTGCAAATATGCGAAAACAACAGGTGGATACCATTCGTTTAAAGCTGATAAAGATTGCTGCAAGAGCAGTCCGTTCAGCAAGATATATAACATTCAAACTATGCAGTAGCTGTCCTTATAAAGAGGAGTTCTACAGGACGCTGAAGAATATCCGGCAGCTGACTGTACAGTTGGAATAG
- a CDS encoding ABC transporter permease: MKNKLIVDFFREIAKGFGRFISIFFIVMLGTAFFAGLRSSGSDMRISADRYYDDTALMDFKVLSTLGLTDDDLADVRKIKGVESVTGAHTKDVVLSAKKAEAVLKLIGITKEVNKPYITEGRLPNKSDECLVDTEISWFSDYKIGDKINVSSDDDSDLSKDLKNTTFTITGFGHLPYYLERGRGTSSVGDGSVDAFLLIPDENFKSDIYTEAYVRAKGTTGLMTYSKTYEDKVKVIKDEIKSLEDKINSRRYEEVKLEAEDKLKEAEVKLLDGEKKLSDAKKKIDDAKDKLKTGEEKLAKEEKKLKDAGVRLLDSRNKLIKAKNKIKDGEDKIASSKKLIADKEKELKAGESDYNEGVAKLSKAKSELEAGEKESQAGLKKYNEGKAEYEKNLKAYEEGLKTYTEAKAKLEMAEQAGLATPEAKAKLEEEGGKLEGAKVSLDTAKTTLDETKKALETSKAKLDAGKDGLAKSEKELDKARARLESGKKEIDKGKAKISEKSAELESGKKEIRESERKLTDSEKKYSEGRAKLEEARGKLDDNKKKVEKAEKKYEKELPAATKKLQKGKKKLAKAKRDVADIKEPDFYVLDRDMMESYVSFKQNAERMDSLGNVFPVIFFLVAALVSLTAMTRMVDENRMSMGILKALGFRSSAIAGKYIAYALLATVSGGLIGVALGERFLPLLIIKSYGTLFRGLPYCFTPINYEQAFLALIAAIISTVAATLISALSQLFENPSSLMRPLPPSSGRRVFLERIGFIWKRLSFTGKATVRNLARYKKRLIMTVVGIGGCMGLLLVGFGLKDSINEIAKKQYIKIFTYDASITLNSKASEAEKEEVAKAAASYKGVSEEIKIEFFAVDLTHGDKVRNTYLFVPEDTKKIKDFLTLKDRTTGVEYSFPSGDGAYISEKTAKMLGVKVGDSVDIVRDEKKKVSVKIEKIVENYVFHYLFMSPELYKKLYKEEPDYNTLNIKFDRSKVDEGDLGSRLLSYSGCSGVSFVDELEENIDRMLKVLDLITFVLIAAAGLLAFVVLYNLNSINVLERKREIATLKVLGFYDGEVAAYVYRENIILTIFGIIAGVVFGTILHQYVIVTVEVDLMMFGRNIGLHSYLLSSLITIGFSVLVNIVMYFMLKKIDMTTSLKSVE; the protein is encoded by the coding sequence ATGAAAAATAAACTAATAGTGGATTTTTTTAGGGAAATAGCGAAAGGATTCGGCCGCTTTATTTCCATTTTTTTTATAGTAATGCTTGGAACAGCCTTTTTTGCAGGGCTGCGCTCTTCCGGGAGTGACATGAGGATATCAGCAGATAGGTACTATGATGACACTGCGCTTATGGACTTTAAGGTACTTAGCACACTGGGACTTACAGATGATGACCTTGCCGATGTAAGGAAGATAAAGGGAGTAGAGTCTGTAACAGGAGCACATACAAAGGATGTGGTTCTAAGTGCCAAAAAGGCAGAGGCTGTACTTAAGCTGATAGGTATCACAAAAGAAGTAAATAAGCCTTATATAACCGAAGGAAGATTGCCAAATAAGAGTGATGAATGCCTTGTAGATACGGAGATATCTTGGTTTTCCGACTACAAGATAGGAGATAAGATAAATGTTTCGTCAGATGATGATTCTGACTTGTCTAAGGACTTAAAAAACACCACATTTACCATAACGGGATTTGGCCATCTGCCTTATTATCTTGAAAGAGGCAGGGGAACAAGCTCTGTGGGAGATGGCTCTGTTGACGCATTTTTACTTATACCTGATGAGAACTTCAAGTCAGATATATACACGGAGGCCTATGTAAGGGCTAAGGGAACCACCGGGCTTATGACCTATTCAAAGACCTACGAGGATAAGGTAAAAGTCATAAAAGATGAGATAAAGAGTCTTGAAGATAAGATAAACAGTAGGAGATATGAGGAAGTTAAGCTTGAGGCGGAGGATAAGCTAAAAGAGGCCGAAGTAAAACTCCTTGACGGAGAGAAAAAGCTAAGTGATGCTAAAAAGAAGATAGATGATGCTAAAGATAAGCTAAAGACAGGTGAGGAGAAGCTCGCCAAGGAAGAAAAGAAGCTAAAAGATGCTGGAGTAAGACTTCTTGACAGTAGAAATAAGCTCATAAAGGCAAAGAATAAGATAAAAGACGGCGAAGACAAGATAGCCTCTTCTAAAAAGCTGATAGCAGATAAGGAAAAAGAGCTTAAAGCAGGGGAAAGCGACTATAATGAAGGCGTTGCAAAACTTTCCAAAGCTAAATCCGAGCTAGAAGCAGGAGAAAAGGAATCTCAGGCAGGCTTAAAGAAGTATAATGAAGGTAAGGCAGAGTATGAAAAGAACCTAAAAGCCTATGAAGAAGGGTTAAAGACATATACAGAAGCAAAGGCGAAACTTGAAATGGCGGAGCAGGCAGGGCTTGCCACTCCTGAAGCAAAGGCTAAACTGGAAGAAGAAGGTGGAAAGCTTGAAGGGGCTAAGGTAAGCCTGGACACTGCAAAGACCACACTTGATGAAACAAAAAAAGCCTTAGAGACCAGTAAGGCTAAGCTTGATGCAGGTAAGGACGGGTTAGCAAAGTCTGAAAAGGAGCTTGATAAAGCCAGAGCTAGGCTTGAAAGCGGTAAGAAGGAGATAGACAAAGGAAAGGCTAAGATTAGTGAGAAAAGTGCTGAGCTAGAGTCAGGGAAAAAAGAAATCAGAGAGTCTGAGAGAAAGCTTACTGACTCTGAAAAGAAATACTCAGAGGGCAGGGCAAAGCTTGAAGAAGCAAGAGGGAAGCTTGATGATAATAAAAAAAAGGTAGAAAAAGCGGAGAAGAAGTACGAAAAGGAGCTTCCTGCAGCCACTAAGAAGCTTCAAAAGGGAAAAAAGAAGCTTGCCAAGGCAAAGAGGGATGTGGCAGACATCAAAGAGCCTGACTTTTATGTGCTTGATAGAGATATGATGGAGAGCTATGTAAGCTTCAAGCAGAATGCAGAGAGAATGGACAGCCTCGGCAATGTATTTCCTGTGATTTTCTTTCTTGTTGCAGCCCTTGTGAGTCTTACAGCTATGACTAGAATGGTGGATGAAAATCGTATGAGTATGGGCATACTCAAGGCTCTGGGCTTTAGGAGCTCTGCAATAGCGGGGAAATATATAGCCTATGCACTGCTTGCTACAGTGAGTGGAGGCCTTATAGGAGTAGCGCTTGGTGAGAGGTTCTTGCCTCTGCTTATCATCAAGTCCTACGGTACGTTGTTTAGAGGCCTGCCTTATTGCTTTACACCGATAAACTATGAGCAGGCGTTCTTAGCCCTAATAGCTGCGATAATAAGTACAGTGGCTGCCACCCTGATATCCGCACTTTCACAGCTCTTTGAAAATCCGTCCTCCCTTATGCGTCCTCTGCCACCGAGCTCAGGCAGGAGGGTGTTTCTAGAGAGAATAGGATTCATTTGGAAGAGGCTTAGCTTTACAGGTAAGGCGACAGTTAGAAACCTTGCCAGATACAAGAAAAGGCTTATAATGACAGTGGTCGGCATAGGCGGCTGCATGGGGCTTTTACTTGTGGGCTTTGGACTAAAGGACTCCATCAACGAGATAGCAAAGAAGCAATACATCAAGATATTTACTTATGACGCAAGTATTACACTTAACTCCAAGGCTTCTGAGGCAGAAAAGGAAGAGGTGGCTAAAGCAGCCGCCTCATATAAGGGAGTATCTGAGGAGATTAAGATAGAGTTTTTTGCAGTAGACCTCACTCACGGAGACAAGGTGAGAAATACCTATCTCTTTGTACCTGAGGATACGAAGAAGATAAAGGACTTTCTCACTCTTAAAGATAGGACTACAGGAGTAGAATATAGCTTCCCAAGTGGAGACGGGGCATATATTTCCGAGAAAACAGCCAAGATGCTTGGCGTAAAGGTGGGAGACAGTGTAGATATCGTAAGGGATGAGAAAAAGAAGGTATCTGTAAAGATTGAGAAAATAGTTGAAAACTACGTATTTCATTATCTTTTCATGTCACCAGAACTTTATAAAAAATTATATAAAGAAGAGCCGGATTACAATACCTTAAACATAAAGTTTGACAGGTCTAAGGTAGATGAAGGAGACCTTGGAAGCAGGCTTCTCTCGTACTCAGGATGTTCGGGAGTAAGCTTTGTGGATGAGCTTGAAGAAAATATAGACCGTATGCTTAAAGTTCTTGACCTGATTACCTTTGTACTAATTGCGGCAGCAGGTCTCCTTGCCTTTGTGGTTCTCTACAACCTTAACAGTATAAATGTACTGGAGAGAAAGAGGGAAATAGCTACGCTCAAGGTACTTGGCTTCTATGATGGCGAGGTGGCTGCCTATGTATACAGGGAGAATATCATCCTGACCATCTTTGGTATAATAGCGGGAGTTGTATTTGGCACCATCCTCCACCAATACGTGATAGTCACTGTGGAGGTAGACCTTATGATGTTTGGCAGGAATATAGGACTTCACAGCTACCTTTTAAGCAGCCTTATAACCATAGGTTTCTCTGTACTGGTAAATATCGTGATGTACTTTATGCTAAAGAAAATAGATATGACAACCTCTTTAAAGAGTGTTGAATAA
- a CDS encoding class I SAM-dependent methyltransferase — MKNRDMTVEEALRKIAELSPVKIVLSNVADKEQRIQKVQIEKKEKYFQIAEYTDKQVFHKNVDEEELISFCIEELGVNFLQLNAWMLGGEASVKLTKKGKLLFSLKKSDNSALADEVRDNNRKKNYILEEGRVIEPLVDMGIFTKEGKIVSSMYDKFKQINRFIEIIDDELKKKIITHLNIIDFGCGKSYLTFIVYYYLTEIKKIKVNMIGLDLKEDVIKKCNNAAKKYGYEYLSFELGDINGYSAPFKVDMVITLHACDMATDFALYNAINWGAGYIFSVPCCQHELNAEIKSETFSLMTRYGIIKERFSALVTDAIRGNLLEYMGYNVNLLEFVDLSHTPKNILIRAVKNPNKAENVKLRAMDEVKRMMEEFGLSQALYRMIEG; from the coding sequence ATGAAGAACCGGGATATGACTGTGGAAGAAGCCTTAAGAAAGATAGCAGAGCTTTCTCCTGTTAAGATAGTCTTAAGCAATGTGGCAGATAAAGAGCAGAGAATACAAAAGGTACAGATAGAGAAAAAGGAAAAGTACTTTCAGATAGCAGAATATACCGATAAACAGGTATTTCATAAAAATGTAGATGAGGAGGAGCTAATCTCCTTTTGCATAGAGGAGCTCGGTGTGAACTTTCTCCAGCTAAATGCCTGGATGCTTGGCGGAGAAGCCTCAGTTAAGCTCACTAAAAAAGGGAAGCTGCTGTTTAGCCTTAAAAAGTCGGATAACTCAGCGCTTGCAGATGAGGTAAGGGACAATAACAGGAAGAAGAACTACATACTTGAAGAGGGCAGGGTAATAGAGCCTCTTGTTGACATGGGGATATTTACCAAAGAGGGCAAGATAGTAAGCTCGATGTATGATAAGTTCAAGCAGATAAACCGCTTTATAGAGATAATTGATGATGAGCTTAAAAAGAAGATTATCACTCATTTAAATATCATAGACTTTGGCTGCGGCAAGTCCTATCTCACCTTCATAGTATATTATTACTTGACTGAAATCAAAAAAATAAAGGTAAATATGATAGGGCTTGACCTAAAGGAAGATGTGATTAAAAAGTGCAATAATGCAGCTAAAAAGTACGGCTATGAATACCTCTCCTTCGAGCTTGGAGATATCAACGGCTACAGTGCGCCTTTTAAGGTAGACATGGTTATTACCTTGCATGCCTGCGATATGGCTACTGACTTTGCCTTGTACAATGCGATTAATTGGGGTGCGGGCTATATATTCTCAGTACCTTGCTGCCAGCACGAGCTAAATGCCGAGATAAAGAGCGAAACCTTCTCTCTTATGACAAGGTATGGAATCATAAAAGAGAGGTTCTCAGCCCTTGTAACAGACGCAATCCGTGGGAATCTTTTGGAATACATGGGCTACAATGTAAACCTCCTTGAATTTGTAGACCTAAGCCACACACCTAAAAACATACTCATAAGGGCAGTAAAGAATCCTAACAAGGCTGAAAATGTAAAGCTTAGGGCTATGGATGAGGTAAAGAGGATGATGGAGGAGTTTGGGCTTAGTCAAGCACTTTATAGGATGATAGAGGGGTGA
- a CDS encoding zinc-binding metallopeptidase family protein: MSNRKTFQRLVGFGVVFAMSLGLFSGNVGHFNRYATEAAVKNSEIKLSKEADKAYKEVESLISKSDIKNNFEKLTKTQRVRGTKENKEAGKYISDTVKGYGYDVKFQNFNGYDEKLIDLNGNINKPELFMSI; encoded by the coding sequence ATGAGTAACAGGAAAACGTTTCAAAGATTGGTAGGTTTTGGGGTTGTATTTGCAATGTCGCTTGGGTTGTTTTCTGGAAATGTAGGGCATTTTAACCGATATGCCACAGAGGCTGCGGTGAAAAACTCAGAGATTAAGCTCTCAAAGGAAGCTGACAAGGCTTATAAGGAGGTTGAGAGCCTGATAAGTAAAAGCGACATAAAGAATAACTTTGAAAAACTTACTAAGACACAGAGAGTTAGGGGAACCAAAGAAAACAAGGAGGCGGGAAAGTATATATCTGATACTGTTAAGGGCTATGGCTATGATGTAAAATTTCAGAACTTTAACGGCTATGATGAGAAACTAATTGACTTAAATGGCAATATTAATAAGCCTGAATTATTCATGAGCATATAA
- a CDS encoding Na/Pi cotransporter family protein produces MDIYSIITLCGGLAFFLFGMHVMSGSLEKVAGGKLEGILKTLTSNPGKSLVLGAVITIAIQSSSALTVMLVGLVNSGIMDLSQTVGVIMGSNVGTTLTAWILGLNGLKTDNFFLSMLKPENFSPIIALIGVIMIMGAKSAKKRDVGTIMVGFSVLMFGMDLMSDSVAPLANMPEFTSILTAFNNPILGVLIGTVFTGIIQSSAASVGVLQALSLTGSITYGMAIPIIMGQNIGTCVTALLSSIGVNKNAKKVSVIHISFNLIGTILGLIVYFIFKDLIKIGGFDNAINSFAVAGFHSVFNIATTIVLLPFSKRLVALANFVIKEGSTEEKHVLLDERLLVSPSIAIGQCKIKTVYMANQASKAFLQSISVFDKYTEEDKDEIKAVENELDELEDELNAYLIKISGTDVSDTDGKKINGMLHSIVDIERISDYAMSMILLAENMDKTKVSFSEGAKRDIDVLNRAVSEILVNAVECYTGENTKLASTVEPLKSIIDKLILNMRNRHVARLRTGECSGELGVVLTDYINYCDRVAGHCSNIAINVIQSGNIIFSEHDYLRDLSETEKAEYEKNRNIYKERFALPE; encoded by the coding sequence ATGGATATCTACTCAATAATTACGCTTTGCGGAGGACTTGCCTTCTTCCTTTTCGGAATGCACGTAATGTCGGGCAGTCTTGAGAAAGTCGCAGGCGGTAAACTGGAGGGAATACTTAAGACACTTACCTCCAATCCAGGAAAGAGCCTTGTACTAGGAGCGGTAATTACAATTGCCATCCAGTCATCATCTGCCCTTACCGTAATGCTCGTAGGTCTTGTTAACTCAGGAATTATGGACTTGTCACAGACTGTAGGAGTAATCATGGGCTCCAATGTGGGTACCACACTTACAGCCTGGATTCTTGGCTTAAATGGCCTTAAGACTGATAACTTCTTCCTGTCCATGCTTAAGCCGGAGAACTTTTCTCCTATTATCGCTCTCATAGGCGTTATTATGATAATGGGTGCAAAGAGTGCGAAAAAGCGTGATGTAGGTACCATCATGGTAGGCTTTTCGGTGCTTATGTTCGGTATGGACCTTATGAGCGACTCTGTTGCTCCCCTTGCCAATATGCCCGAGTTTACCAGTATCCTTACAGCCTTTAACAACCCTATACTTGGTGTTCTTATCGGTACTGTATTTACAGGTATAATCCAGTCATCCGCGGCCTCAGTCGGTGTACTTCAGGCACTCTCTCTTACAGGCTCTATTACCTACGGTATGGCTATCCCTATCATCATGGGACAGAATATAGGTACCTGTGTGACTGCGCTTTTATCCTCTATCGGTGTTAATAAAAATGCTAAAAAGGTATCAGTTATACATATAAGCTTCAACCTTATCGGAACTATCCTCGGTCTTATTGTGTACTTCATTTTCAAAGACTTAATCAAAATAGGCGGTTTTGATAATGCTATCAACTCCTTTGCAGTAGCTGGTTTTCACTCAGTATTTAACATAGCTACTACTATAGTCCTTTTACCATTTTCTAAGAGACTTGTGGCTCTTGCCAACTTTGTAATCAAAGAAGGCAGCACAGAAGAAAAGCACGTACTTCTTGATGAGCGTCTCCTTGTGTCCCCAAGTATAGCTATAGGCCAGTGCAAGATTAAGACTGTCTATATGGCAAATCAAGCCAGCAAAGCGTTTCTGCAGTCGATATCCGTCTTTGACAAATATACAGAAGAGGATAAGGACGAGATTAAAGCGGTGGAAAATGAGTTAGATGAGCTTGAAGATGAGCTAAACGCTTATCTGATAAAGATATCGGGTACTGATGTCAGCGATACAGACGGTAAGAAGATAAATGGCATGCTTCACAGTATTGTCGATATAGAGAGAATCAGTGACTACGCCATGAGTATGATACTTCTTGCTGAGAATATGGATAAGACAAAGGTCAGCTTTTCAGAAGGCGCAAAGAGAGACATAGACGTGCTTAATAGAGCCGTTTCTGAAATTCTTGTTAATGCTGTGGAGTGTTACACGGGAGAGAACACAAAACTTGCTTCTACTGTGGAGCCACTTAAGAGTATAATAGACAAGCTAATCCTTAATATGAGAAACAGACACGTGGCAAGGCTTCGTACAGGCGAATGTTCAGGTGAGCTTGGCGTAGTGCTTACCGACTATATCAATTACTGTGACAGGGTTGCGGGGCATTGTTCCAACATCGCTATCAACGTAATCCAGTCCGGCAACATCATATTCAGCGAGCATGATTATCTTAGAGACCTTAGCGAGACTGAAAAGGCTGAGTACGAGAAGAATAGAAACATCTACAAGGAGAGATTTGCCCTTCCTGAATAA
- a CDS encoding M28 family metallopeptidase, producing MLFKGRNIIVKRKDANPKLKTVIFSARYDSYKGSIGALDNAGGVAALMEMARVLSDKELSYNPEFVFFDSEHLRRGSRHFVASLSKEEKDNIYGVVNINSIGNKKQRKQMFFASKKDKSELKKQCEKYFPGIVNYESAGTDATTFTLEKIPTLCYFTYDIFASPKDVKITMKDYVKEKDASLVDMDTLVYDTAFITTYAYLLNTSQSESNKVSTVDKSATRKNPDIINDFTCSELTDDMAAKIGNEVKGNHPLSFERILQ from the coding sequence GTGCTATTTAAGGGTAGAAATATTATTGTTAAAAGGAAAGATGCTAATCCAAAACTTAAGACTGTTATATTTTCAGCAAGATATGATTCATATAAGGGCAGTATAGGTGCACTTGACAATGCCGGTGGAGTGGCAGCTCTTATGGAGATGGCAAGGGTTCTTTCTGATAAAGAGCTTTCATACAACCCTGAATTTGTTTTCTTTGATTCAGAACACCTAAGGAGAGGCTCAAGACACTTTGTAGCAAGCCTGTCAAAAGAGGAAAAGGATAATATATACGGTGTAGTTAATATCAATTCCATAGGCAATAAGAAGCAGAGAAAGCAGATGTTCTTTGCATCTAAAAAAGATAAGAGCGAGCTTAAAAAGCAGTGTGAGAAGTATTTTCCTGGTATTGTAAATTATGAAAGTGCTGGGACAGATGCAACAACATTTACATTGGAGAAAATTCCTACACTGTGCTACTTTACCTACGACATCTTCGCATCTCCAAAAGATGTAAAGATAACGATGAAAGACTATGTTAAGGAAAAGGATGCTTCCTTAGTAGATATGGATACTCTTGTTTATGATACGGCATTTATAACAACGTATGCGTATTTGCTTAATACAAGCCAGTCAGAATCCAACAAGGTATCAACAGTAGATAAGTCTGCTACTAGAAAGAATCCTGATATTATTAATGATTTTACCTGCTCTGAATTAACAGATGATATGGCCGCTAAAATAGGAAATGAAGTTAAAGGCAACCACCCTCTATCCTTTGAAAGAATACTACAATAA
- a CDS encoding DUF3791 domain-containing protein, translating to MSELKKKINYTVVCVNEFANKLNIAEKEAFDYLYKYKGIAFIKEHYDIEHTLSMDDAIDDIIMICRNNGGNL from the coding sequence ATGAGTGAGTTGAAAAAGAAAATTAATTATACTGTAGTTTGTGTAAATGAGTTCGCAAATAAACTTAATATTGCTGAAAAAGAGGCTTTCGATTATCTGTATAAATATAAGGGAATTGCATTTATTAAAGAACATTATGACATAGAGCATACATTAAGCATGGATGATGCAATAGATGATATTATAATGATTTGTAGAAATAATGGGGGTAATTTATAA